One window of Paenibacillus albicereus genomic DNA carries:
- a CDS encoding methionine ABC transporter permease, whose translation MDWSRIDPAEIWTATQDTLSMLGLSLVFTIALGLVIGVLLYLTSSRQLLYLPVIYSFLSFVVNILRSVPFIILMIAVMPLTKEIAGTTIGVAGTIPPLVIGAAPFFGRLVETALREIDRGIIEAAQAMGASKWDIVRRVLLRESRPGLLAAVTVTAITLVSYTAMAGVVGGGGLGDLAIRYGYQRYQTEVMIVAVVVLILLVQLLQMLGDWLVRKISRK comes from the coding sequence ATGGACTGGAGCCGCATCGATCCGGCCGAGATCTGGACGGCGACGCAGGACACCCTGTCGATGCTCGGCCTGTCGCTCGTGTTCACGATCGCGCTCGGCCTTGTTATCGGGGTCCTGCTCTATCTGACGTCCAGCCGGCAGCTGCTCTACCTACCGGTGATCTACTCCTTCCTCTCCTTCGTCGTCAATATTTTGCGCTCCGTGCCGTTCATCATCCTGATGATCGCCGTCATGCCGCTCACCAAGGAGATCGCGGGCACGACGATCGGCGTCGCGGGCACGATTCCGCCGCTTGTTATCGGCGCCGCGCCGTTTTTCGGCCGGCTCGTCGAGACGGCGCTGCGCGAGATCGACCGCGGCATCATCGAAGCGGCCCAGGCGATGGGCGCGTCCAAGTGGGACATCGTGCGGCGCGTGCTGCTGCGCGAATCCCGTCCCGGCCTGCTGGCGGCCGTCACGGTGACGGCGATCACGCTCGTCTCGTACACCGCGATGGCGGGCGTCGTCGGCGGCGGCGGTCTCGGAGACCTGGCGATCCGCTACGGCTACCAGAGGTACCAGACCGAGGTCATGATCGTCGCGGTCGTCGTGCTGATCCTCCTGGTCCAGCTGCTGCAGATGCTAGGCGACTGGCTCGTGCGCAAGATCAGCCGCAAGTGA